One uncultured Methanobrevibacter sp. genomic window carries:
- a CDS encoding ferritin: MLSNNMEKEINKQINAELYSGYLYLSMASYFADEDLPGFANWMRVQAQEELEHGMKMYDYVIRRGASVTLDAIEGPQTKWDSPLAAFEHVLSHEQMVTGLINNLVDVAINEKDHATNNFLQWFVEEQVEEEENAMDLVSKVKRAQNSVDLMYTLDSELAMRVYTPPADNEN, translated from the coding sequence ATGCTTTCTAATAATATGGAAAAAGAAATAAACAAACAGATTAATGCAGAATTATATTCAGGTTATCTTTATTTATCTATGGCTTCTTATTTTGCTGATGAAGATTTACCGGGTTTTGCTAATTGGATGAGAGTACAAGCTCAAGAAGAATTAGAGCATGGAATGAAAATGTATGATTATGTAATTAGAAGAGGAGCTTCTGTTACTTTAGATGCAATTGAAGGACCTCAAACTAAATGGGATTCTCCGTTAGCTGCATTTGAACATGTATTGTCTCATGAACAAATGGTAACAGGTCTTATTAATAATTTAGTGGATGTAGCTATTAATGAAAAAGATCATGCAACTAACAATTTTTTGCAATGGTTTGTTGAAGAACAAGTTGAAGAAGAAGAAAATGCAATGGATTTAGTAAGTAAAGTAAAAAGAGCACAAAATTCTGTTGATTTGATGTATACACTTGATAGTGAGTTAGCTATGCGTGTTTACACTCCACCAGCAGATAATGAAAATTAA
- a CDS encoding zinc ribbon domain-containing protein, protein MVKCNKCGALIDENDKFCMNCGNKLNFKILDIPQLVTLEKCPVCKKGIVNEWNYCRYCGYNTINPNQGTSMLKKNC, encoded by the coding sequence ATGGTTAAATGCAATAAATGTGGAGCATTAATTGATGAAAATGATAAATTTTGCATGAATTGTGGAAACAAACTAAATTTCAAAATACTAGACATACCCCAATTAGTAACCTTAGAAAAATGTCCTGTTTGTAAAAAAGGAATAGTAAATGAATGGAATTACTGTCGTTATTGTGGATATAATACAATTAATCCAAACCAAGGAACATCAATGTTAAAAAAAAATTGTTGA
- a CDS encoding SHOCT domain-containing protein has protein sequence MEYVLNNPNNDIIPYFKEILEKTREIFKDIEGYVLNKIKPQIEEWFNTTGFIFNNEKQISSEEYQIIKTPITTNKHGGGTKALATLGFGLIGYAASSGVKTEVKTEKIKTSDAKYCFTTINISNKYVDIDIKITGENNTKIILKWENISLFSDDEYFVLDSGETFKCALNNQKINNLISDALIDAVITSDSKLVHEYHPKVLSKVKKFLNELINEKINSFKIKESSKSTIKLEKLIEMYDKGLLSDEEFITMKKKVK, from the coding sequence ATGGAATATGTTTTAAATAATCCTAATAATGATATTATCCCTTATTTTAAAGAAATACTTGAAAAAACAAGAGAAATATTTAAAGATATTGAAGGTTATGTTTTAAATAAAATAAAACCTCAAATAGAAGAATGGTTTAATACAACAGGTTTCATATTTAACAACGAAAAACAGATTAGTTCTGAAGAATATCAAATTATTAAAACACCTATTACAACAAATAAACATGGTGGAGGTACAAAAGCACTTGCAACACTTGGTTTTGGACTGATAGGTTATGCTGCTTCTTCTGGTGTGAAAACTGAGGTGAAAACTGAAAAAATTAAAACTAGTGATGCAAAATATTGTTTCACAACAATTAATATTTCAAATAAATACGTGGATATTGATATTAAAATAACTGGAGAAAACAACACAAAAATAATCTTAAAATGGGAAAATATATCTTTATTTAGTGATGATGAATATTTTGTTTTAGACTCTGGAGAAACATTTAAATGTGCTCTTAATAATCAAAAAATTAATAATTTAATTAGTGATGCACTTATTGATGCTGTAATCACATCAGATTCAAAACTAGTTCATGAATATCATCCTAAAGTATTGTCAAAAGTTAAAAAATTTTTAAATGAATTAATAAATGAAAAAATTAACAGTTTTAAAATAAAAGAATCTTCTAAATCCACTATCAAACTTGAAAAACTAATTGAAATGTACGATAAAGGATTATTAAGTGACGAAGAATTTATTACTATGAAAAAAAAGGTAAAATAA
- the serS gene encoding serine--tRNA ligase: MLDIKLFRENPEVIFDSEKKRFRGTETAEKVIEYDNLWREGEKRLNFLRSEKNRLSKSFKKAKEEGNLEEVISKSKEVANEIKELGPKIEEYKKLREDYRYKVGNIIDEDVPIAESEEDNVIVKKYGAIPEFDFEPLNHVDLIEKIDGADLKTAAEIAGARFYYLKQDILHLNLALIQFALNELENKGYIPLQTPFFVKSEVAAETSELGEFEETLYKVENEDLYLIATAEQTLAAIHRDEIISPEDLPIQYCALSTCFRKEAGSHGKDTLGIFRVHQFEKIEQFVYTTPEESKNAHKKLLEVTEELYQKLGLHYQVVAIVSSALNDNAAIKYDIEAWFPGSKAYRELVSCTNCKDYQARKTKTRFGKAGSGDAQALHTLNSTAIATERTMCCLLENYQQKDGSIKVPDVLVPYMGGKTVINAVK, encoded by the coding sequence TTCAGAGAAAATCCTGAAGTGATTTTTGATTCTGAGAAAAAAAGATTTAGAGGAACTGAAACTGCTGAAAAAGTTATTGAATATGATAATTTATGGAGGGAAGGAGAAAAAAGATTAAATTTCTTACGTTCTGAAAAAAATAGATTATCTAAATCATTTAAAAAAGCTAAGGAAGAAGGTAACTTGGAAGAAGTTATCTCTAAATCTAAAGAAGTAGCTAATGAAATTAAAGAGTTAGGACCTAAAATTGAAGAATATAAAAAATTACGTGAAGATTACAGATATAAAGTAGGTAATATTATTGATGAAGATGTGCCTATAGCAGAAAGTGAAGAGGATAATGTAATTGTAAAAAAATATGGAGCTATTCCTGAATTTGATTTTGAACCATTGAATCATGTTGATTTAATTGAAAAAATTGATGGTGCTGATTTGAAAACAGCTGCTGAAATAGCTGGTGCAAGATTTTATTACTTAAAACAAGACATATTACATCTTAATTTAGCTTTAATTCAATTTGCTTTAAATGAATTAGAAAACAAAGGTTATATTCCACTTCAAACCCCATTCTTTGTTAAAAGTGAAGTAGCTGCAGAAACATCAGAATTAGGAGAATTCGAAGAAACATTATACAAAGTGGAAAATGAAGATTTATACTTGATTGCTACAGCAGAACAAACATTAGCAGCAATTCATAGAGATGAAATAATATCTCCTGAAGATTTACCTATACAATATTGTGCTCTTTCAACTTGTTTTAGAAAAGAAGCAGGATCTCATGGTAAAGATACTTTAGGAATATTTAGAGTACATCAATTTGAAAAAATAGAACAATTTGTTTATACCACTCCTGAAGAATCTAAAAATGCTCATAAAAAGTTACTTGAAGTAACTGAAGAATTATATCAAAAATTAGGTTTACATTATCAAGTAGTTGCTATTGTGTCCTCAGCACTTAATGATAATGCAGCTATTAAATATGATATTGAAGCATGGTTCCCAGGTTCTAAAGCTTATAGAGAATTAGTTTCATGTACTAATTGTAAAGATTATCAGGCAAGAAAAACTAAAACACGTTTTGGTAAAGCAGGTTCTGGAGATGCACAGGCATTACACACTTTAAACAGTACTGCAATAGCTACTGAAAGAACTATGTGCTGTTTACTTGAAAATTATCAACAAAAAGATGGAAGTATTAAGGTTCCTGATGTTTTAGTTCCATATATGGGTGGAAAAACTGTAATTAATGCAGTTAAATAA